From one Malus sylvestris chromosome 1, drMalSylv7.2, whole genome shotgun sequence genomic stretch:
- the LOC126602133 gene encoding probable E3 ubiquitin-protein ligase EDA40: MVTGWRRAFCTSITKDRDSKVLIEKQQQHHNNGNQQSPRINSKFGFFSNPSTTRLQSQSQAQSVVSSPGLRCRTTATNTPTSSLPNSPKLQCNVSSAATTPQKASSYSPRLLFHFQRSNPSSPKSPSSFSLLKSTLRLSKSRCGICLQSVKSGQGTAIFTAECSHSFHFACISAHVKKNSLLLCPVCSTAWKELPLISVHKPQTQHKPPPISSPKKPRDVKTKPLRVYNDDEPLSSPTSGSRFNPIPEENDDENDAVEFQGFFVNTSSKPQSRFASADRNVKNVEVSLLPESAVVAVGRSYETHAVVLKLKAPQTNESKTASLERRAPIDLVTVVDVSVSASNVKIQMMKRAMRLVVSSLRDTDRLSIVAYSSTSKRLLPLRRMTSAGRRSARRIVDALCGVGQGMCVNDALKKAAKVVQDRREKNAVASIMLLSDAVQPEANQKRSSPVVSSTRLPHLDIPVHTVALGDGCDDALAKCVGGLLSVVVQDLSLQLGVVSGSSPAEIAAVYSLTGRPAALGSGSIRLGDLYAGEERELLVELKVAVSATGGPHSSQNVMSVRSTHRDPSSNELVYSKERVLLVPRSQTVRSSSSNPNIERLRNLHVAARAVAESRRFVERSSDFSGAYHLLSSARTLLVQSSSASAEEFLRGLEGEMAELQRRRQIQLLAEVEAKQSKKGCSNGQAEEKQEPLTPTSAWRAAEKLAKVATMRKSMNRVSDLHGFENARF; this comes from the exons ATGGTGACTGGCTGGCGAAGGGCCTTCTGCACATCCATCACCAAAGACAGAGACTCAAAAGTGCTTATTGAGAAGCAGCAGCAACATCACAACAACGGCAATCAGCAGAGCCCCAGAATCAACTCCAAATTTGGATTCTTTTCCAACCCTTCAACCACACGCCTCCAATCTCAATCCCAAGCTCAATCTGTAGTCTCCAGCCCCGGCCTCCGCTGCCGAACCACCGCCACCAACACCCCCACTTCCTCACTTCCCAACTCCCCAAAACTCCAATGCAACGTCTCCTCCGCCGCCACAACCCCCCAAAAAGCCAGCAGCTACAGCCCTAGACTGCTTTTTCACTTCCAGCGCTCCAACCCATCGTCCCCAAAATCCCCCTCCAGCTTCTCCCTCCTCAAGTCCACCCTACGCCTCTCCAAA AGTAGATGCGGAATCTGCTTACAGAGTGTGAAAAGCGGTCAGGGCACCGCCATTTTTACAGCGGAGTGCTCCCATTCCTTCCACTTCGCCTGCATCTCCGCCCACGTCAAGAAGAACAGCCTCCTCCTGTGCCCCGTCTGCAGTACCGCCTGGAAGGAGCTGCCGTTAATCTCCGTCCACAAACCACAAACCCAACACAAACCGCCACCAATTTCATCGCCCAAGAAGCCCAGAGACGTCAAGACTAAGCCTCTGAGAGTTTACAATGACGATGAGCCGCTTTCGTCCCCAACCTCCGGTTCCCGCTTCAACCCAATACCAGAAGAGAACGACGACGAAAACGACGCCGTTGAATTCCAGGGGTTCTTTGTGAATACGAGTTCCAAGCCTCAATCGCGTTTTGCCTCGGCTGACCGGAATGTTAAGAATGTGGAGGTCAGTCTGTTGCCGGAATCGGCGGTTGTGGCGGTCGGGAGGAGTTATGAGACACACGCGGTGGTTCTGAAGCTCAAGGCACCGCAAACCAATGAGTCGAAGACGGCGTCTTTAGAGCGTCGAGCTCCGATTGACTTGGTGACGGTGGTGGACGTGAGCGTAAGTGCGAGCAATGTGAAGATTCAGATGATGAAGCGTGCGATGCGACTTGTCGTTTCGTCGCTCCGCGACACTGACCGTCTCTCAATCGTCGCGTATTCCTCCACTTCGAAGAGGCTGCTACCGCTACGGCGAATGACCTCTGCTGGTCGTCGTTCGGCGCGTCGGATTGTGGACGCGCTCTGTGGCGTCGGCCAGGGGATGTGTGTTAACGACGCGCTCAAGAAGGCCGCGAAGGTGGTCCAAGACCGGCGCGAGAAAAATGCCGTCGCGAGTATCATGCTTCTATCGGATGCCGTACAACCAGAAGCCAATCAGAAGCGATCTTCCCCCGTCGTGTCCTCCACGCGCCTCCCTCACCTCGATATCCCCGTCCACACCGTCGCACTCGGGGATGGTTGCGACGACGCGTTAGCGAAGTGCGTCGGAGGCTTACTAAGCGTCGTGGTCCAGGATCTCAGTCTCCAACTTGGTGTCGTTTCGGGTTCAAGCCCGGCCGAGATCGCCGCTGTGTATTCACTCACGGGTCGGCCCGCTGCTCTAGGATCCGGGTCGATCCGACTCGGAGATCTCTACGCCGGAGAGGAGCGAGAGTTGTTAGTCGAACTGAAAGTAGCGGTTTCCGCCACCGGCGGGCCCCACTCATCCCAGAACGTGATGTCCGTGAGGTCCACACACAGGGACCCGTCGTCCAATGAGCTTGTGTATTCAAAAGAGCGGGTCCTCCTCGTACCTCGATCACAGACCGTCCGATCGTCATCGTCGAACCCAAACATCGAGCGGCTAAGGAACCTCCACGTGGCGGCAAGAGCCGTGGCGGAGTCGCGGAGGTTCGTGGAGAGGAGCAGCGACTTCTCGGGCGCGTACCACCTGCTGTCGTCGGCGCGAACGTTGCTCGTGCAGTCGAGCTCGGCATCGGCGGAGGAGTTCCTCCGCGGCTTGGAGGGGGAGATGGCGGAGCTTCAGCGGCGGCGGCAGATTCAGCTGCTAGCGGAGGTTGAGGCGAAGCAAAGCAAGAAGGGATGCAGTAATGGGCAGGCGGAGGAGAAGCAAGAGCCGCTAACGCCGACGTCGGCTTGGCGCGCGGCTGAGAAATTGGCTAAGGTGGCTACGATGAGGAAGTCGATGAACAGAGTAAGCGACTTACACGGCTTCGAAAATGCGAgattttag
- the LOC126626301 gene encoding protein RMD5 homolog, with translation MELTAIKDAFDRVTKKQKLSNSKVQEVFDLIDKEIKQTLQKLQSSNDRESRIDCKSVLADLKAKLKGIAPLSQLESTQKELNLALSKYPKIVEKSFVPDISKAYRNIDFDTHTVNEIIGSHLYRQGLFEVGDCFTSETGESESALAMKSQFQELFGIVDAMKHRNLEPALNWAMFNSDKLKPNGSDLLLKLHRLQFVEIVQKGNRDRALQYSKACLAPFASNHMVEIQKLMGALLWTGRLEHSPYSHLLLPANWDTVTGELTRQFCNILGQSYKSPLSVTMEAGIRGLPPLLKFMNVMAGKRLEWQSMKQLPVPVELDREFHFHSIFVCPVSKEQSTEENPPMLMSCGHVLCKQSITKMSKNGTKSFKCPYCPSDVNSAQCRPLVF, from the coding sequence atGGAGCTGACAGCCATTAAAGATGCATTTGATCGTgttacaaagaaacaaaagctgTCAAACTCTAAAGTTCAAGAAGTGTTCGATCTGATCGACAAAGAAATCAAGCAGACATTACAGAAGCTACAATCATCTAATGATCGTGAATCTCGGATTGATTGTAAGTCTGTTCTTGCTGATCTTAAAGCCAAGTTAAAAGGTATAGCTCCACTCAGTCAGTTGGAAAGCACGCAGAAGGAACTGAACCTAGCACTTAGCAAGTATCCAAAGATTGTGGAGAAATCCTTTGTTCCTGATATATCCAAGGCTTATAGAAACATTGACTTTGATACCCACACAGTCAATGAGATAATTGGCAGCCATTTGTATCGGCAGGGCCTATTCGAAGTTGGTGATTGTTTTACAAGTGAGACTGGGGAATCAGAATCTGCATTGGCTATGAAATCTCAGTTTCAGGAATTGTTTGGGATAGTTGATGCAATGAAACATCGGAATCTAGAGCCAGCACTGAACTGGGCCATGTTTAACTCTGATAAACTCAAACCAAATGGATCAGACCTATTACTGAAACTTCACAGACTGCAATTTGTTGAAATAGTGCAAAAGGGAAATAGAGATAGAGCTCTCCAGTATTCAAAAGCTTGTCTTGCTCCTTTTGCTTCCAACCATATGGTTGAAATACAAAAGCTTATGGGGGCTCTTCTGTGGACTGGAAGGCTTGAGCACTCCCCATACTCTCACTTATTATTACCAGCCAATTGGGACACAGTGACGGGGGAGCTAACCAGGCAGTTCTGCAATATTCTGGGCCAGTCTTACAAGAGCCCGTTAAGTGTGACCATGGAGGCAGGGATTCGTGGTTTGCCACCTCTTCTCAAGTTTATGAACGTAATGGCAGGAAAGAGATTGGAATGGCAGTCTATGAAGCAGTTACCTGTACCAGTGGAGTTAGACCGTGAGTTTCATTTCCATTCTATATTTGTGTGTCCAGTATCAAAGGAACAATCAACAGAAGAAAATCCGCCTATGTTGATGTCATGTGGACATGTGCTCTGCAAGCAGTCTATTACGAAGATGTCAAAGAACGGTACAAAATCTTTCAAGTGTCCATACTGTCCTTCCGATGTCAATTCAGCACAGTGTAGGCCGCTTGTTTTCTGA
- the LOC126626315 gene encoding protein RMD5 homolog, with protein sequence MELTTIKDAFDRVTKKQKLSSSKAQEVFDLIDKEIKQTLQKLQSSNDRESQIDCKSSLAELKAKLKDIAPLSQLESTQKELNLALSKYPKILEKSCIPDISKAYRNIDFDTDTVNEIIGSHLYRQGLFEVGDCFINETEESESAAAMKSQFQELFQIVEAMKHRNLEPALNWAVTNSDKLKPNGSDLLLKLHSLQFVEIVQKGNRDGALQYSKTCLAPFASDHMAEIQKLMGGLLWTGRLEHSPYSHLLSPANWDKVMGELTRQFCNILGQSYKSPLSVTMEAGIQGLPPLLKFMNVMAGKRQEWQSMKQLPVPVELDREFHFHSIFVCPVSREQSTEENPPMLMSCGHVLCKQSIMKMSKNGTKSFKCPYCPSDVNSAQCRPLVF encoded by the coding sequence atGGAGCTGACCACCATTAAAGATGCATTTGATCGTGTTACAAAGAAGCAAAAGCTGTCAAGCTCTAAAGCTCAAGAAGTGTTCGATCTGATCGACAAAGAAATCAAGCAGACATTACAGAAGCTACAATCATCTAATGATCGTGAATCTCAGATTGATTGTAAGTCTTCTCTTGCTGAACTTAAAGCCAAGTTAAAAGATATAGCTCCACTCAGTCAGTTGGAAAGCACGCAGAAGGAACTGAACCTAGCACTTAGCAAGTATCCAAAGATTCTGGAGAAATCCTGCATTCCTGATATATCCAAGGCTTATAGAAACATTGACTTTGATACCGACACAGTTAATGAGATAATTGGCAGCCATTTATATCGGCAGGGCCTATTCGAAGTTGGTGACTGTTTCATAAATGAGACTGAGGAATCTGAATCTGCAGCTGCTATGAAATCTCAGTTTCAGGAATTGTTTCAGATAGTTGAAGCAATGAAACATCGGAATCTAGAGCCAGCACTGAACTGGGCCGTGACTAACTCTGATAAACTCAAACCAAATGGATCAGACCTATTACTGAAACTTCACAGTCTGCAATTTGTCGAAATAGTGCAAAAGGGAAATAGAGATGGGGCTCTCCAGTATTCAAAAACTTGTCTTGCTCCTTTTGCTTCCGACCATATGGCTGAAATACAAAAGCTCATGGGGGGTCTTCTGTGGACTGGAAGGCTTGAGCACTCCCCATACTCTCACTTATTATCACCAGCCAATTGGGACAAAGTGATGGGGGAGCTAACCAGGCAGTTCTGCAATATTCTGGGTCAGTCTTACAAGAGCCCGTTAAGTGTGACAATGGAGGCAGGGATTCAGGGTTTGCCACCTCTTCTCAAGTTTATGAATGTAATGGCAGGAAAGAGACAGGAATGGCAGTCTATGAAGCAGTTACCTGTACCAGTGGAGTTAGACCGTGAGTTTCATTTCCATTCTATATTTGTGTGTCCAGTATCAAGGGAACAATCAACAGAAGAAAATCCGCCTATGTTGATGTCATGTGGACATGTGCTCTGCAAGCAGTCTATTATGAAGATGTCAAAGAACGGTACAAAATCTTTCAAGTGTCCATACTGTCCTTCAGACGTCAATTCCGCACAGTGTAGGCCGCTTGTTTTCTGA